The following proteins come from a genomic window of Salinivibrio kushneri:
- a CDS encoding glutathione S-transferase produces the protein MIILHHLEQSRSQRIVWLLESLAIPYQLVRHQRDPKTKLAPRELKKIHSLGKAPVIEDGDVVIAESGAIIEYLIDKYGDGTLTPSTDEEKALYRYWMHYAEGSLMPPLVMSLIFSKIPKSPMPFFIRPIARKLMKGVTEQFLAPQLRDHFAMIDSHLAKHTWLCGDTLTAADIQMSFPLLAARKQLDAQKHANILRYLERVEQQPGYQNALCVVGPLKTL, from the coding sequence ATGATTATCTTACATCATCTAGAACAGTCGCGGTCGCAGCGTATTGTCTGGTTACTCGAGTCCCTTGCGATTCCGTATCAGCTGGTGCGTCACCAACGTGACCCAAAAACCAAGCTTGCGCCCCGCGAGTTAAAGAAAATACACAGTTTGGGAAAAGCGCCTGTTATCGAAGACGGCGATGTTGTCATCGCAGAGTCAGGGGCGATCATTGAATACCTAATCGACAAGTACGGTGATGGCACTCTGACCCCTAGCACTGACGAAGAAAAAGCCCTGTACCGCTATTGGATGCATTATGCAGAAGGGTCACTAATGCCGCCGCTGGTGATGTCTCTGATTTTTAGCAAGATCCCCAAATCACCGATGCCGTTCTTTATTCGCCCTATCGCCAGAAAATTGATGAAGGGGGTAACGGAGCAGTTCTTAGCCCCTCAGCTTCGCGATCATTTTGCGATGATTGATTCACATCTCGCCAAACACACGTGGCTATGTGGAGACACGCTAACAGCGGCCGACATTCAGATGAGCTTTCCGCTATTGGCGGCGCGCAAGCAATTGGATGCTCAAAAGCACGCCAATATTCTTCGTTACCTTGAACGCGTTGAGCAACAACCGGGCTATCAAAACGCCTTATGTGTCGTCGGCCCACTCAAAACGCTTTAG
- a CDS encoding glutathione S-transferase family protein, protein MKIYGHPLSINVQKVMWLIDELDLSIALEEVDIHHNRHDAQAVAQRCPMRQVPVLEDGPNSVWESHTILRYLVACYGNKMWYPDCAFQRSCYERWMDWCLSSFQPVIKAALFASTPDGSDERQAKQRAMEQCRYELDRVNDALDGQLYLTSDRITLADIAVGSLIHCLSQQSDWVLPPNVSRWYQQLSERSGYQRWVMQAASTLPT, encoded by the coding sequence ATGAAGATTTATGGGCACCCGCTATCAATTAATGTTCAAAAAGTGATGTGGCTGATTGATGAGCTGGATTTAAGTATTGCGTTAGAAGAAGTCGACATTCACCACAATCGGCACGATGCCCAAGCGGTCGCACAGCGGTGTCCGATGCGCCAGGTGCCCGTGCTCGAAGATGGCCCCAACAGTGTTTGGGAATCGCATACCATATTGCGCTATTTGGTGGCGTGCTACGGGAACAAGATGTGGTATCCCGATTGTGCGTTTCAACGTTCGTGTTATGAGCGCTGGATGGACTGGTGCTTGTCTTCTTTCCAGCCAGTCATCAAGGCCGCTTTGTTTGCCTCGACGCCTGACGGTTCTGATGAGAGGCAAGCGAAACAACGGGCGATGGAACAATGCCGCTATGAGCTAGATAGAGTTAATGATGCTCTCGACGGCCAGCTATATCTCACTTCAGATCGCATTACGTTGGCAGATATTGCCGTGGGAAGTTTAATCCATTGCCTTAGCCAGCAAAGCGACTGGGTGCTACCACCCAATGTTTCTCGTTGGTATCAACAACTGAGTGAGCGGTCCGGTTATCAGCGCTGGGTGATGCAGGCAGCATCGACGCTGCCCACATGA
- a CDS encoding peptide ABC transporter substrate-binding protein translates to MKATVLASALALALSGSALAAQVPDDVTLAENQTLIWGVSGEVPTLDPTKSSDSASNKIISDLFEGLMVRNPNGDVVPGLAKDWEVSEDGLTYTFHLREAKWSDGEPITAADVVYTLQRVVDPVTGAPYAWYLGTANIKNAKAITDGEKPAEQLGVKAIDDHTVEFTLERRTPYFPNMLTHSSTYPVPQHALEAFGDSWTRPDNMVNSGAYNLTNWVINERIDLARNPLYWNNDETVINKTSYVASSDVNAEYNRYRTGEIDITSSFPLEAFDQIKKERPDELITMPSLATYYYLFNTEKAPFDDVRVRKALSYAIDRNIITDIILGQGQLPAYSATPPAINHFEPPKLEWAEMSQDERYQKAKALLAEAGFTQDNPLEFELVYNTMESHKKLALAVTSMWKRHLPVNVNLANQEWKTFLQKVLQKDFDVARDGWIGDYNEASTFLSYFSSDGMNKTSWGNEDYDKALDQALTVAEPEKRKAYYQEAERIFARDMPAIPLYFYTRSVIKSPKVGGYNTDNPNKLRYTRNLYITKN, encoded by the coding sequence ATGAAAGCAACGGTATTAGCCAGTGCGCTAGCACTCGCATTGAGCGGCTCGGCATTGGCCGCGCAAGTTCCTGATGACGTCACACTCGCCGAAAACCAAACGCTTATCTGGGGCGTATCGGGAGAAGTACCCACGTTAGACCCCACCAAATCCAGTGATTCAGCCAGCAATAAAATCATCTCCGATTTGTTTGAGGGATTGATGGTGCGCAATCCAAATGGCGACGTGGTGCCTGGTTTGGCAAAAGATTGGGAAGTAAGCGAAGACGGGCTAACGTATACGTTCCATCTGCGCGAAGCCAAATGGTCTGACGGTGAGCCCATTACCGCTGCCGATGTGGTTTATACACTACAGCGTGTGGTTGACCCGGTCACTGGCGCGCCTTATGCGTGGTACCTAGGCACGGCCAATATCAAAAATGCTAAAGCGATCACCGACGGCGAAAAACCCGCCGAGCAGCTTGGCGTCAAAGCCATCGACGATCACACGGTGGAATTTACCCTTGAGCGCCGCACGCCCTACTTCCCAAATATGCTCACCCACTCGTCCACCTACCCGGTACCACAGCACGCGTTAGAAGCCTTTGGTGACAGCTGGACGCGCCCAGATAATATGGTCAACTCTGGCGCCTATAACCTCACCAACTGGGTCATTAACGAGCGTATTGATTTGGCGCGTAACCCACTTTACTGGAATAACGACGAAACGGTGATTAATAAAACCTCCTATGTCGCCTCCAGTGATGTCAACGCTGAGTATAACCGTTACCGTACCGGTGAAATTGATATCACTTCGAGCTTTCCACTCGAGGCCTTTGATCAAATTAAGAAGGAACGCCCTGATGAGTTGATCACTATGCCGTCTCTGGCGACCTATTATTATTTGTTTAATACAGAGAAAGCGCCCTTTGACGATGTGCGAGTGCGTAAAGCTTTGTCGTATGCGATTGATAGAAACATCATTACCGACATTATTCTTGGTCAAGGTCAGCTTCCGGCATATAGCGCCACGCCACCAGCCATCAATCATTTTGAGCCACCTAAGCTCGAATGGGCGGAAATGAGCCAAGATGAGCGCTATCAAAAAGCCAAAGCTTTGCTAGCAGAAGCCGGCTTTACCCAAGATAACCCACTGGAATTTGAGCTAGTCTATAACACCATGGAGTCACACAAAAAACTGGCGTTAGCCGTGACGTCTATGTGGAAGCGTCACCTTCCTGTCAATGTCAACTTGGCCAACCAAGAGTGGAAAACCTTCTTGCAAAAAGTCTTGCAAAAAGACTTTGATGTCGCCCGTGACGGCTGGATAGGTGATTACAACGAGGCATCCACGTTCCTGAGCTACTTCAGCAGTGATGGCATGAATAAAACCAGCTGGGGCAACGAAGACTATGACAAAGCACTTGATCAAGCGTTAACGGTGGCAGAGCCCGAGAAACGAAAAGCGTACTACCAAGAGGCAGAGCGTATTTTCGCCCGTGATATGCCAGCGATCCCATTGTACTTCTACACCCGTAGCGTGATTAAGAGCCCGAAAGTGGGCGGGTACAACACAGATAACCCCAACAAGCTTCGGTATACACGCAACCTGTATATTACTAAAAATTGA
- a CDS encoding alkaline phosphatase family protein — translation MLRRTTQHEVTLWSVLTQKPDDGTVSVYQHDQILASKPLSAGNWFRIGERAWIVLHHLRSAHGFPVDRPLSYDIQINRSGLADIQPDVLYDNEQAPSFCIPSTATHIAHGSCRHPHHHCDDALVTLDQHLATAPMTQWPNMLIMSGDQIYADDVATPMLQRIRRLIAVLGLKNEYFEAAPIVDCRALDTHPDSYVQRGKLLPNQRAEKGSRLEKLFGQPLPIFTSKTVSNHLISFAEHVAMYLLVWAPVSWALTDGPHLQPPSQLTEEQRERYQQEKATLDVFRAGLPQVQRLFAHLSTYMIFDDHDITDDWNITVGWEQAAYFNPFSRRIIGNGLMAYWLCQGWGNAPDNFSQDFLTTARQSAYQPIDIRDPIDIQTEAHQAMVEQCLRFEHWHYTVPTTPHLVVLDTRTRRWRSESRMNKPSGLMDWEALMDFQHDLLRHDSAVIVSAAPMFGVKFIEVLQRVATWLGVPTVVDAENWMAHPGSANTLLSIFRHQRTPTNYVILSGDVHYSFAYDIRIRFRTHSPRLWQITASGFKNRFPEPLLTICEWCDRVLFSPLSPLNWLTKRKRMRIERRDPDTPGPKRLVNASAVGLVTLNEDGSPRTISLLKTDGQRVSFPEKTNT, via the coding sequence ATGCTAAGGCGTACGACACAACATGAAGTAACCTTATGGTCAGTGCTGACACAAAAGCCCGACGATGGCACCGTGTCGGTTTATCAACACGACCAGATATTAGCATCCAAGCCATTATCAGCTGGGAATTGGTTTCGTATTGGCGAGCGTGCGTGGATCGTGCTTCATCATCTCCGGTCGGCCCATGGATTTCCTGTCGATCGCCCCTTGTCATACGACATACAAATCAACCGTAGTGGATTGGCTGACATCCAACCAGATGTCTTATATGACAACGAGCAAGCGCCCTCTTTTTGTATTCCCTCAACAGCCACCCACATCGCGCATGGCTCATGTCGACATCCTCACCACCACTGCGATGATGCCCTCGTCACTCTCGACCAACATTTAGCCACGGCCCCTATGACACAATGGCCCAATATGTTGATTATGAGTGGCGATCAAATCTATGCTGATGACGTCGCCACGCCGATGCTGCAGCGTATTCGCCGATTAATTGCCGTATTGGGTCTTAAAAATGAGTATTTCGAGGCCGCGCCCATTGTCGACTGCCGTGCATTGGATACACACCCTGACAGCTATGTGCAACGCGGCAAACTTCTCCCTAACCAGCGTGCGGAAAAAGGCAGCCGCCTAGAGAAACTGTTTGGTCAACCACTGCCTATTTTTACATCCAAAACCGTCTCAAATCATCTGATAAGCTTTGCAGAGCACGTTGCCATGTATTTGCTGGTGTGGGCCCCCGTTTCTTGGGCGCTAACAGATGGGCCTCATCTTCAACCTCCCAGTCAACTTACCGAGGAGCAACGCGAGCGCTATCAACAAGAAAAAGCCACTTTGGATGTGTTTCGCGCCGGCTTGCCTCAGGTGCAAAGACTGTTTGCGCACCTATCAACCTATATGATCTTTGACGACCATGACATCACCGATGATTGGAATATCACTGTCGGATGGGAGCAGGCGGCGTACTTTAATCCCTTTTCTCGCCGTATTATTGGTAATGGTCTCATGGCGTATTGGTTGTGCCAAGGTTGGGGCAATGCGCCCGATAACTTTAGCCAAGACTTTCTTACTACCGCCCGCCAAAGCGCCTATCAGCCCATTGATATTCGCGACCCAATAGACATACAAACAGAGGCTCACCAGGCCATGGTGGAGCAATGTCTGCGCTTTGAACACTGGCATTACACGGTGCCAACGACGCCACATCTCGTGGTATTAGACACACGTACTCGTCGCTGGCGATCCGAATCAAGAATGAATAAACCGTCGGGTCTGATGGACTGGGAAGCACTGATGGATTTTCAACATGATCTACTAAGACATGATAGCGCGGTGATTGTCTCTGCTGCCCCCATGTTCGGTGTTAAGTTTATTGAGGTATTGCAAAGAGTCGCGACCTGGCTAGGCGTGCCCACTGTCGTGGATGCCGAAAACTGGATGGCCCACCCAGGGAGTGCCAATACGCTACTTAGTATTTTTCGTCATCAACGCACGCCCACCAATTACGTGATTTTATCTGGGGATGTGCATTACTCGTTTGCTTATGATATCCGAATCCGATTTCGCACCCATAGCCCGCGTCTGTGGCAAATAACCGCCAGTGGTTTCAAAAACCGCTTCCCCGAGCCACTCCTCACCATTTGCGAGTGGTGCGATCGAGTTTTGTTCAGCCCACTGTCGCCACTGAATTGGCTCACAAAACGCAAGCGTATGCGTATTGAGCGGCGCGACCCTGATACACCAGGCCCGAAGCGTCTCGTCAATGCCAGCGCCGTGGGGTTGGTCACTTTGAATGAAGATGGCTCTCCACGCACCATTAGCCTTCTGAAGACCGATGGTCAACGCGTCTCTTTTCCCGAAAAGACAAACACCTAG
- a CDS encoding YdcH family protein — MQGENHALVFDFPEHRDRIHHLKQCDPAFQLDAQRYHQLDHHIRGLEMNQIPTSDDVFTAMKRQRAHLKDRLYEKLRTH; from the coding sequence ATGCAAGGAGAAAACCACGCACTCGTTTTTGATTTCCCAGAGCATCGCGATCGTATCCACCATCTGAAGCAATGTGACCCAGCGTTTCAACTCGATGCACAACGCTACCACCAACTTGATCACCATATTCGTGGTTTAGAGATGAACCAAATCCCTACCAGCGACGATGTTTTTACCGCCATGAAACGACAGCGCGCGCACCTCAAAGACCGCTTGTACGAAAAGCTACGCACACATTAA
- a CDS encoding PQQ-dependent sugar dehydrogenase → MRLSHSLCLVVLFLGTIGAAEAKTINTEAVNLRVETLKSVFSHPWGITELPDGDLLITERNGKLKRLTPNGLVVSILGTPKNVFQEGQGGLLDIALAPDFATSQRLYLSYAAVDEQGQAGTEVMMATLSKDVLIDNRVIFKALPKRGGGRHFGSRLLVTSNHLYITLGDRGQRNRAQFADDHLGALVRLNLDGTVPKSNPFTKVDDKRAEVFSFGHRNIQGIALDNNGTRIWAHEHGPQGGDELNVILAGENYGWPTITYGVNYGLGTQIGEGTSHPGMRQPVYYWDPSIAPSGMTMVNSQQFPMWNGDLLLGSLKFGLLVRLELENGQVTHEERMLEGQFGRIRDVIQARDGSLLILTDRRNGSVLRVTPLSE, encoded by the coding sequence ATGCGTCTGTCGCATTCATTGTGCTTGGTGGTTCTGTTTCTTGGAACAATAGGGGCTGCAGAGGCGAAAACCATCAACACGGAGGCGGTAAACCTCCGTGTTGAAACATTGAAGTCCGTTTTTTCTCACCCATGGGGGATCACTGAGCTTCCGGATGGCGATCTGCTAATCACTGAGCGAAACGGCAAACTTAAGCGTTTAACACCTAATGGGCTAGTCGTTTCAATTTTAGGCACCCCGAAAAACGTGTTTCAAGAGGGACAAGGGGGGCTACTAGATATAGCCTTGGCACCTGACTTTGCTACCAGCCAGCGTTTGTACCTCTCCTATGCCGCCGTCGATGAGCAAGGACAAGCAGGCACGGAGGTAATGATGGCCACACTGTCTAAGGATGTATTGATTGACAATCGCGTTATCTTTAAAGCCCTTCCCAAGCGCGGTGGCGGACGCCATTTTGGTAGCCGTTTATTAGTCACCTCTAACCATCTGTATATCACGCTCGGCGACCGTGGCCAGCGCAATCGCGCGCAATTTGCCGACGATCATCTGGGTGCGCTCGTTCGTCTTAATCTTGATGGCACAGTACCGAAGAGTAACCCGTTCACAAAGGTGGATGACAAACGTGCGGAAGTGTTTAGCTTCGGACACCGAAATATCCAAGGTATCGCATTAGATAACAACGGTACACGTATTTGGGCACACGAGCACGGTCCCCAAGGTGGCGATGAGCTCAACGTTATCCTCGCCGGTGAAAACTATGGCTGGCCGACCATCACGTATGGCGTTAACTATGGGCTGGGCACACAAATCGGAGAAGGCACATCCCATCCTGGCATGCGCCAACCTGTGTATTACTGGGATCCCTCTATCGCCCCATCGGGCATGACGATGGTCAACAGCCAGCAGTTTCCGATGTGGAACGGGGATTTACTGCTCGGGTCGTTAAAGTTTGGCTTGTTAGTGAGGCTAGAGCTGGAGAATGGCCAAGTCACGCATGAAGAGCGAATGTTAGAGGGTCAGTTTGGCCGCATTCGCGATGTGATACAAGCACGTGACGGCAGTTTGCTCATCCTCACTGATAGAAGAAATGGCAGTGTATTACGGGTGACACCATTATCAGAGTAG
- a CDS encoding PilZ domain-containing protein: protein MPIKEQLNAIEKNQEAIALAVTHAVLKLGVATLVRVHIQTPTKALFRFNGLLIGSDGQRFCYLQLPKLSAQQKKQYFGAGYRLRLHGVSADGSLIRFGGKVQGLMEAHHTLLCVELARDGASATPLRQDKRFNVELSAALSIDGKASVPVTIHDLSVGGCLFSYRAIGLQIDTEQNATLSLTGISASQALTMSGVILSHRLKGERYHCGLKFDDRAKSQSAWLVTNLDYDGEQYRLSIPHNDGEVTSSLT from the coding sequence ATGCCCATAAAAGAGCAACTCAACGCGATAGAAAAAAATCAAGAAGCCATCGCTTTAGCTGTCACTCACGCGGTACTTAAGTTGGGAGTGGCAACCTTGGTACGTGTTCATATTCAGACGCCAACTAAAGCTTTGTTTCGATTTAATGGGTTGTTGATTGGCAGTGATGGACAACGCTTTTGTTATCTGCAGTTGCCCAAACTGTCGGCCCAACAGAAAAAGCAGTATTTTGGGGCGGGTTATCGGTTACGTCTTCATGGTGTGTCTGCCGATGGTTCGCTGATTCGATTTGGTGGAAAAGTACAAGGCTTGATGGAAGCCCACCATACCCTTTTATGTGTCGAGCTGGCTCGTGACGGTGCTAGCGCCACGCCTTTGCGTCAAGACAAGCGTTTCAATGTCGAGCTCTCTGCAGCGTTAAGCATAGACGGTAAAGCGAGCGTACCCGTGACGATACACGATCTCTCTGTGGGCGGATGCTTGTTTTCTTACCGTGCGATTGGCTTACAGATTGATACGGAACAAAATGCAACGCTCAGCCTAACGGGTATCTCAGCCAGCCAAGCGTTGACAATGAGTGGGGTCATATTGAGTCACCGTCTTAAAGGTGAGCGTTATCATTGTGGGCTTAAATTCGATGATCGCGCTAAATCACAAAGCGCGTGGTTAGTCACCAATTTAGACTACGATGGTGAGCAATATCGTCTGTCGATACCTCACAATGACGGCGAGGTTACCTCTAGTCTTACCTAG
- a CDS encoding 2OG-Fe(II) oxygenase family protein, with protein sequence MTLQAIDFTAPDAEQAFVKSLRETGFGVLKNHPLQQQWVADIYQQWEGFFNTEDKHRFTYKPDTQDGFFPSKVAETAKGHTKRDLKEFFHYYPWGQCPDALRGNLQSYYEHATHLAETLLSWVERQSPSDISQHFSQPLSSMINGSQQTLLRVLHYPPLKGDEELGAIRAAAHEDINLLTILPAANEPGLQVKAKDGSWLDVPCDFGNLIVNIGDMLQEASGGYFPSTTHRVVNPEGADKTKARISLPLFLHPKPDVVLSERHTANSYLMERLRELGVIE encoded by the coding sequence ATGACACTGCAAGCCATTGACTTTACTGCGCCTGATGCAGAGCAGGCGTTTGTTAAATCCCTACGTGAAACAGGTTTTGGTGTATTAAAAAATCACCCTTTGCAGCAACAATGGGTCGCCGATATCTATCAGCAATGGGAAGGTTTTTTTAATACCGAAGACAAGCACCGCTTTACCTATAAGCCCGACACCCAAGACGGCTTTTTTCCCTCAAAAGTAGCAGAAACGGCGAAAGGCCATACCAAGCGTGATCTGAAAGAGTTCTTTCATTATTACCCATGGGGGCAGTGTCCAGACGCCTTGAGAGGGAATTTACAGTCTTATTACGAGCATGCCACGCATTTAGCGGAAACCTTGCTCTCGTGGGTAGAGCGTCAATCACCTTCTGATATAAGCCAACATTTCTCGCAACCGCTCTCTAGCATGATTAATGGTAGCCAACAGACCTTATTGCGTGTCTTACACTACCCACCATTAAAGGGTGATGAAGAGCTTGGAGCGATTCGAGCCGCGGCTCATGAAGACATTAATTTGCTGACAATATTGCCTGCTGCCAATGAACCTGGCTTACAAGTTAAAGCGAAAGATGGGAGCTGGTTAGATGTACCTTGTGATTTTGGTAATTTAATCGTCAATATTGGTGATATGCTTCAAGAAGCATCCGGCGGTTATTTCCCTTCTACCACTCACCGTGTCGTGAACCCGGAAGGCGCGGATAAAACCAAAGCGCGTATCTCGCTGCCGCTATTTTTGCACCCTAAGCCTGATGTTGTCCTGTCTGAGCGCCATACGGCTAACAGTTATTTGATGGAACGCCTCCGTGAGCTTGGCGTGATCGAGTAA
- a CDS encoding glutaredoxin family protein codes for MGVIRWILGKIILVVESLTQPKSPQLNAAQKQAMDTLAQQVTLYQFAACPFCVKVRQASRKFGLPLQTKDAKRNMDARKELEQGGGRIKVPCLRIQEANGEARWMYESDDIIAYLNKQTTPIIEK; via the coding sequence ATGGGCGTTATTCGTTGGATCCTAGGTAAAATTATTCTGGTTGTAGAGTCATTGACCCAACCCAAATCCCCTCAATTAAACGCCGCGCAAAAGCAAGCAATGGACACATTGGCGCAGCAGGTCACTTTATACCAATTTGCGGCCTGCCCCTTTTGTGTAAAAGTGCGCCAAGCAAGCCGAAAATTCGGCTTACCGCTTCAGACCAAAGACGCGAAGCGCAACATGGATGCCAGAAAAGAGCTTGAACAAGGGGGAGGGAGAATCAAAGTCCCCTGTTTGCGTATCCAAGAGGCAAACGGTGAGGCGCGCTGGATGTATGAATCAGATGATATTATTGCCTATTTAAACAAGCAAACCACACCAATCATTGAAAAATAA
- a CDS encoding oxidoreductase: MLVSHGVKARPILTLYGDVAKQSFTREELMQLADRTIETETPWTEGRQVFLGVSAQKLLKVYDKQGHELKVHALNDYWSKLSTDEINKYNPVFAIKKNGEWMPIRDKGPIWVIYPLSEFNQYDNEILHSRMVWQVNRIEILEKE; this comes from the coding sequence ATGCTGGTCAGTCATGGTGTCAAAGCAAGACCGATCTTGACCCTCTATGGCGATGTCGCCAAGCAATCGTTTACTCGTGAAGAGCTGATGCAGCTGGCTGACCGCACAATTGAAACGGAGACCCCTTGGACGGAAGGTAGGCAGGTTTTTCTCGGTGTGTCAGCACAAAAACTGTTGAAGGTTTATGACAAGCAAGGTCATGAATTGAAAGTTCACGCCCTCAATGACTATTGGTCCAAACTATCGACGGACGAGATTAATAAGTATAACCCTGTTTTCGCCATCAAGAAGAACGGTGAATGGATGCCTATTCGCGACAAAGGGCCGATTTGGGTGATCTACCCATTATCCGAATTTAACCAGTACGACAATGAGATTTTACATAGCCGTATGGTTTGGCAAGTGAACCGTATCGAAATATTAGAAAAAGAATAA
- a CDS encoding putative bifunctional diguanylate cyclase/phosphodiesterase, with product MVKRPLIGFIIFVFTTLAFAAAALYQFHNAYARQALHTQLSAWALAQMELETLEFRNELALYLATATDKQSLILSYDILWSRYDTFLSSQEAAPMRRTFDAQPVVQRAFRLIQQHEQAVLNGDRQRLSGLLHEMDIVLPQVRNLMVNNFTGPAAIEQRAFLQHQLKTMYAAIIILMSLLIYFAFRLYRNSSRQQKMAWHDNLTGLPNRNYLLEYLYKAAHKKQIHTLLLIDVRRFKDINDLMGYEQGDVALIQLANELKSMCLPYGYPCARISSNEFAVLAYTDNRHLSFFTQPLCNALRSAIDNVYPGHRLAVAIGVAKSLDLDDTVIRNHRQFANQLLNNADLALMKAKRAPVTQDSVDIFKAEYEQEAKQRRQLRDELKAHLDDPYQETLYVLFQPMVSSASRRLGCECLIRWDHAEFGPIDPALIVSVAEESGLGRRLGAWLLRQVYLALNTEWQTINDRIDIAINLSDSFFNESLIADVITVFADHPEQRKQLIFEVTETMTIDDIGRFSLLMNQLRDVGIRIALDDFGTGWSSMSVLSHLSFDKVKIDRSFVTGMANTPRQHVLVDTICHMAHQLDIRVVAEGVETQEQLTSLKQMGVDEFQGYFFAKPLSALDFYAFCIDHLNHKDKLLIED from the coding sequence ATGGTAAAGCGCCCTCTTATCGGTTTCATCATTTTTGTATTTACCACGTTAGCCTTCGCGGCCGCGGCGCTTTACCAGTTTCATAATGCCTACGCACGGCAAGCACTTCATACCCAATTGTCGGCATGGGCTTTAGCACAAATGGAGCTAGAAACCTTAGAGTTTCGCAATGAACTCGCCTTGTACCTCGCCACGGCAACAGACAAACAGTCTCTTATCCTCTCTTATGACATCCTATGGAGCCGTTATGACACGTTTTTAAGTAGCCAAGAAGCCGCGCCCATGCGTCGCACGTTTGATGCCCAACCTGTGGTACAACGTGCTTTTCGTTTAATTCAGCAACACGAGCAAGCGGTGTTGAACGGTGACCGTCAGCGGCTTTCTGGCCTTCTTCATGAAATGGATATTGTCCTTCCTCAGGTACGAAATCTGATGGTAAATAATTTTACTGGCCCGGCGGCTATCGAACAGCGCGCGTTTTTACAGCACCAACTAAAAACCATGTACGCGGCCATCATTATACTGATGTCGTTATTGATTTATTTCGCCTTTCGCCTCTATCGCAATAGTAGCAGACAGCAAAAAATGGCATGGCACGATAATCTCACCGGCCTACCCAATCGCAACTACCTCTTGGAATATCTCTACAAAGCCGCCCATAAAAAACAAATACACACCTTGTTATTGATCGATGTTCGTCGTTTTAAAGACATCAATGATCTGATGGGATACGAACAAGGCGATGTCGCGCTAATACAGTTAGCCAATGAATTAAAAAGTATGTGCTTGCCTTATGGTTACCCTTGCGCACGGATCAGTAGTAATGAGTTTGCGGTGCTCGCATACACCGACAATCGCCATCTGAGCTTTTTTACTCAACCTTTGTGCAACGCGTTGCGAAGCGCAATTGACAATGTTTATCCGGGCCATCGGTTAGCGGTGGCCATTGGCGTCGCAAAGAGCCTCGATTTAGATGATACTGTCATCAGGAATCATCGCCAGTTTGCCAATCAACTGTTAAACAACGCGGATCTTGCCCTGATGAAAGCCAAAAGAGCGCCTGTGACGCAAGACAGTGTTGATATATTCAAAGCGGAGTACGAGCAAGAAGCGAAGCAACGTCGTCAATTACGCGATGAGCTCAAGGCTCACCTTGACGATCCCTATCAAGAGACACTCTATGTATTGTTCCAACCCATGGTGTCATCGGCGTCAAGGCGCCTCGGTTGTGAGTGTTTGATTCGCTGGGACCATGCTGAGTTTGGTCCCATTGATCCAGCGCTCATCGTCAGTGTCGCCGAAGAATCAGGCCTGGGTCGGAGGTTAGGTGCCTGGCTTTTGCGTCAAGTTTATCTGGCATTAAACACCGAATGGCAAACCATTAATGACCGCATTGATATTGCGATTAACCTTTCTGACTCGTTTTTCAACGAGTCCTTGATTGCCGATGTGATCACTGTGTTTGCCGATCACCCAGAACAACGTAAACAACTGATTTTTGAGGTCACAGAGACGATGACCATCGACGATATTGGTCGCTTCAGTCTGTTGATGAATCAACTGCGCGACGTCGGTATTCGGATAGCGCTCGATGATTTCGGTACCGGTTGGTCATCTATGTCAGTACTCAGCCACCTGAGCTTTGATAAAGTCAAAATTGATCGCTCATTTGTCACCGGAATGGCCAATACACCACGCCAGCATGTGCTAGTGGATACCATTTGCCATATGGCGCACCAGCTCGATATTCGCGTGGTTGCCGAGGGCGTCGAAACACAAGAACAACTCACCAGCCTAAAGCAGATGGGCGTTGACGAATTCCAGGGCTACTTCTTCGCCAAGCCACTGTCCGCACTGGACTTTTATGCTTTCTGCATCGATCACTTAAATCATAAAGACAAGTTATTGATAGAGGACTAA